One window of the Cydia amplana chromosome 26, ilCydAmpl1.1, whole genome shotgun sequence genome contains the following:
- the LOC134659988 gene encoding gastrula zinc finger protein XlCGF57.1-like, which yields MIFNYKFGFAPTLVCSAVVSGRRGSCSVRLERLLVDAARRTCRVGRRTYKLHATEPAPTPHVTTTIYQCHHCGKLFRSKSVLKKHVHNHSPLHNSTVGDYRLERHQMLHGDKKLKKISGEKTFRCKYCGYESSRKSNLRTHLMTHTDEKPFGCTHCAYKCRRKADLQHHLMTHTDEKPFSCSHCSYKGKRKGELQTHLMTHTDEKPFGCTHCAHKCRRKADLQSHMMTHTDEKPFGCTHCAYKCRRKADLQRHLMAHTDEKPFSCSHCSYKCRSKAELQSHLMTHTDEKPFSCSHCIYKCRRKGDLQCHLMTHTDEKPFSCSHCSYKCRRKGELQTHLMTHTDEKPFSCSHCSYKCRRKTDLQTHLMTHTDEKPFSCSHCSYKCRRKTDLQTHLMTHTDEKPFSCSHCSYKCRRKTDLQTHLITHTDEKPFSCTHCDHKSRTKAQLRNHLITHTDEKPFRCTTVSTSVKGKHTYRVT from the exons atgatatttaattataaatttggATTCG CGCCCACTCTCGTCTGCTCTGCGGTGGTGTCGGGTCGGCGCGGCTCGTGCTCGGTCAGGCTGGAGCGCCTGCTGGtggacgcggcgcggcgcaccTGCCGGGTCGGGCGCCGCACATACAAGCTGCACGCCACCGAGCCCGCACCCACACCCCATGTCACCACCACCATCTATCAATGTCACCATTGCGGCAAACTGTTCAGGAGCAAGTCGGTTTTGAAGAAGCACGTACACAATCACTCGCCTTTACATAATTCAACCGTAGGGGATTATCGTTTAGAACGACATCAAATGCTACACGGTGACAAAAAACTGAAGAAAATCTCGGGCGAAAAGACTTTCAGGTGTAAATACTGTGGCTACGAGAGTAGTAGAAAATCAAATTTACGGACTCACCTGATGACTCACACAGACGAGAAACCTTTCGGGTGTACTCACTGTGCCTACAAGTGTAGAAGAAAAGCAGATTTACAGCATCACCTGATGACTCACACGGACGAGAAGCCTTTTAGTTGTAGTCACTGTAGCTACAAGGGTAAAAGAAAAGGAGAGTTACAGACTCACCTGATGACTCACACAGACGAGAAACCTTTCGGGTGTACTCACTGTGCCCACAAGTGTAGAAGAAAAGCAGATTTACAGAGTCACATGATGACTCACACAGACGAGAAACCTTTCGGGTGTACTCACTGTGCCTACAAGTGTAGAAGAAAAGCAGATTTACAGCGTCACCTGATGGCTCACACAGACGAGAAGCCTTTCAGTTGTAGTCACTGTAGCTACAAGTGTAGAAGTAAAGCAGAGTTACAGAGTCACCTGATGACTCACACAGACGAGAAGCCTTTCAGTTGTAGTCACTGTATTTACAAGTGTAGAAGAAAAGGAGACTTACAGTGTCACCTGATGACTCACACGGACGAGAAGCCTTTCAGTTGTAGTCACTGTAGCTACAAGTGTAGAAGAAAAGGAGAGTTACAGACTCACCTGATGACTCACACAGACGAGAAGCCTTTCAGTTGTAGTCACTGTAGCTACAAGTGTAGAAGAAAAACAGATTTACAGACTCACCTGATGACTCACACAGACGAGAAGCCTTTCAGTTGTAGTCACTGTAGCTACAAGTGTAGAAGAAAAACAGATTTACAGACTCACCTGATGACTCACACAGACGAGAAGCCTTTCAGTTGTAGTCACTGTAGCTACAAGTGTAGAAGAAAAACAGATTTACAGACTCACCTGATTACTCACACAGACGAGAAGCCTTTCAGTTGTACACACTGTGACCACAAGTCTAGAACAAAAGCACAATTACGGAATCACCTGATAACTCACACAGACGAGAAGCCTTTCAGGTGTACCACTGTGTCTACAAGTGTAAAAGGAAAGCACACTTACAGAGTCACCTGA
- the LOC134659990 gene encoding uncharacterized protein LOC134659990 produces the protein MDLKQYPISMESSALQGTENVCVKVQRCEEVCTTYELTSAEVSVKIEPLDDVYVKDESKRERVYIQAEPSYSDVSVKDESAGVSAVTELYSEHAVKDELVLGPVLVERRVRHAPTAFNTDIEVKQSRELVPESTDGDSQTQVPEPGVEELTNTKVGKAKRNNRVVTRPLREMETSADAGSMSPARVKQAPETAQSEMPLIKEEAGFVDEEACVKEECEDSTAGCGVSEAAMLAGLYDEHVVKDELVLGPERPHRPIVAPVVTGVLIVV, from the exons ATGGATTTGAAACAATATCCTATTTCGATGGAGTCGTCAGCGTTACAGGGCACAGAGAATGTTTGCGTAAAGGTTCAGCGCTGTGAGGAAGTGTGTACAACATATGAGCTCACGTCCGCGGAAGTGTCTGTGAAGATTGAGCCGCTGGATGATGTGTATGTAAAGGACGAGTCCAAACGCGAACGTGTATACATACAAGCTGAGCCATCGTACTCAGATGTGAGTGTAAAAGACGAGTCGGCCGGCGTGAGCGCGGTGACGGAGCTGTACTCCGAACACGCCGTTAAAGATGAGCTCGTGCTCGGCCCCGTGCTAGTGGAGCGGCGCGTGCGCCACGCACCAACAG CTTTCAACACAGATATTGAAGTCAAGCAGTCACGTGAGCTTGTCCCAGAGAGCACAGACGGAGACAGCCAAACACAAGTTCCGGAACCTGGCGTAGAGGAACTTACGAACACCAAAGTTGGGAAAGCTAAAAGGAACAATCGAG TTGTGACGCGGCCGCTGCGAGAGATGGAGACGAGTGCTGACGCCGGCAGCATGTCGCCGGCGCGCGTGAAGCAGGCGCCAGAGACGGCCCAGTCGGAAATGC CCCTTATTAAGGAGGAAGCCGGATTTGTGGATGAAGAGGCTTGTGTGAAGGAGGAGTGTGAGGACAGCACAGCCGGGTGCGGCGTGAGCGAGGCCGCCATGCTGGCCGGCCTGTACGACGAGCACGTGGTCAAGGACGAGCTCGTGCTGGGGCCGGAGCGCCCGCACCGCCCCATAGTCGCCCCGGTGGTGACAGGTGTGTTGATTGTTGTTTAG